The sequence below is a genomic window from Oscillospiraceae bacterium.
GGTTGGAACCGATCTTGGAGGTTGCGGGTGTCGTGGTGGTCGAGGAAGCAACAGATGTTTCTTCCGAAGACGGAACGACAGAGGTTTCTTCCGAGGACGGAACGACAGAGGTCTCTTCCGAAGACGGAACGACAGAGGTTTCCTCCGAAGACGGGACGGTGGATTCAACCGACGGAGTTGTAGATTCAACAGACGGGGTCGTGGATTCAACCGACGGAGTCGTGGAAGATGCCGGTTCTGAGGATTCAGATGTCGTACAAGCTGCGAACATGGTGATTACCATGACCAATGCAAGCAAGACGACAATAGCCTTTTTCTTCATGCGAAAAATCTCCTTTCAAATTTTGAGGCAGAATGCCCCTAAGTGGTTTTTATTTTATCACATTTTGTGGTTATGTGAAAGTAAAAATAGCAAAATGTTATATTTTAACCACTTAAAAGAATAATAATACAATTTGTTTTAGGGGATTGCACCCATTATTGGCGTTTATAATATACAAATTGCACAAAAAAAGACCGATTATAAAGAATCGTCCGATACATAATTTAAAATATTAAAAACAAAAAAGGTTACATAAAAACAGATTTTTATGCAAAAATTATCCCAATTTGTATAATTCTGATTTTTGTATTATTTGATTGCATTTATGGATTTCATAGTTATGACACGCTCAATTCCCGATTCATCCCGGTCAATATTTATGGTAAATCCGCAAAACATCTCTTTTGCATCAGCAGCTTGTCCGACTCCGAGTTCGGCGCAAAGCGCACCATCTTCCTTCAGCCGTTTTTCCGCTAACTCCGTAAGAACACGATAAAATTTCAAACCGTCTTCACCGCCGTCCAGGGCAGTGCAGGGTTCCCGAAGCACTTCCCGCTGAAGGTTGGGGATATCATCTTTCGGGATATAAGGCGGATTGCAGAGAATCAGATCGGGCGCGGGCAGTTTTGTCAGTTTGTTTTTTAATATATCCGCCCGAACAACCGCACAATTTTCACGGTCCCCCACATTTTCCCGTAAAATCTTTAAAGCTGCCGCATATTTTTCAACAAAGAACACCTTCGCATCGGGCAGCAACTGTTGCAGACCCAAACCCACACAGCCGCTCCCGGCGCACAGATCCCACACGATTTTTGCCTTGGGTACGGCCCTTGCACCGGCACGCACCAACAGTTCCGTCTCGGGTCTCGGTATCAGGACGCCCCGGGCGACCTTGATTTCCAATCCCATAAAATCCTGTGTACCTATTATATATTGTAACGGTTCGCCCGTAGCTCTTGTTTGTACCGCCCTCAGAAATGCGGACGGATTTTCAACTTCAAAATCCATTGCCAGTTCTGCCGCAGAGCAGCAAAAAAACCGCTCGGCCAGCCAGCGTGCTTCGGCGGCGGTGTTTTCAACGCCCGCCGCTTTCAGCGTCTCGACCGCCTCGCGGTATAACTTTTTCGCGCTTTTATTCATTCCCTGATCTCTGCCG
It includes:
- the prmC gene encoding peptide chain release factor N(5)-glutamine methyltransferase, encoding MNKSAKKLYREAVETLKAAGVENTAAEARWLAERFFCCSAAELAMDFEVENPSAFLRAVQTRATGEPLQYIIGTQDFMGLEIKVARGVLIPRPETELLVRAGARAVPKAKIVWDLCAGSGCVGLGLQQLLPDAKVFFVEKYAAALKILRENVGDRENCAVVRADILKNKLTKLPAPDLILCNPPYIPKDDIPNLQREVLREPCTALDGGEDGLKFYRVLTELAEKRLKEDGALCAELGVGQAADAKEMFCGFTINIDRDESGIERVITMKSINAIK